A genomic region of Janthinobacterium lividum contains the following coding sequences:
- a CDS encoding SUMF1/EgtB/PvdO family nonheme iron enzyme produces MMQKARDKLRELRALHDDGLLSEQEFESRKNAILDAEYAPPGAAPAPAPLPVRQGTELGFMTGQEIGPQNRRYRLERLIGTGGMGQVWQATDLATHAELGSSEMVALKILPPQLTQSATHAKLLIEEATQARKLAHENIVRVYEWAQDPATASYFIIMECLDGEDLEHYLAREGALPLSTVQQLLQPVADALSYAWEKHKLVHRDIKPGNVFLTAKGDVKLLDYGIASRVRNADSSLALDMPNAGTHGYRAPEAGANQRQPSPRLDVYAVAVMIYQMLEGRMPFDDMRSASHLPSAPQALNAQQWQVLQNGFSLTAELRPQSVQALLEGLERAAGPSPEELAEQARQQQARAAQQAQQQRQAALAAEQAREEEIKRARIRQEELDQRRKAEIQAAALEKQRQDKLRREQEAQRHFEAEEARKLRKEALRGQLRARREADAATALQEHQELQRKAIVAKAEAAYRAEQERARKEEASRAAAAQAQPAAAVSEPAPAPAHAEPVANAEGILRDDFLDGAGQGPELVLIPSGRFQMGAHETEHKAAIQAGSQQAWLEREMPQHWVGIERPFALARHPVSVGEWRAFVKATDWAGGSETDWDNPGFVQNDQHPVVGVSWNDAQLFLAWMSERTGRQYRLPSEAEWEYACRAGTRTAFNVGDTISTEQANYDGLYVYNGGPRGVYRGGTTPLGTFAPNSWGLFDMHGNVWEWVQDVVHDNYEGAPVDGSAWEEGSDSSRRILRGGSWLYHPRYLRSALRNGFSTVLSNDIVGFRVARTLD; encoded by the coding sequence ATGATGCAAAAAGCACGAGACAAACTGCGGGAACTGCGCGCCCTCCACGATGACGGGCTGCTCAGCGAGCAGGAATTTGAAAGTCGCAAGAACGCCATCCTCGACGCCGAGTACGCGCCGCCCGGCGCCGCACCTGCGCCCGCGCCGCTACCGGTGCGCCAGGGCACGGAGCTGGGCTTCATGACGGGCCAGGAAATCGGCCCGCAAAACCGCCGTTACCGGCTCGAACGGCTGATCGGCACGGGCGGCATGGGGCAGGTGTGGCAAGCCACCGACCTGGCCACGCACGCGGAGCTGGGCAGCAGCGAAATGGTGGCGCTGAAGATCTTGCCGCCGCAGCTGACGCAAAGCGCCACGCATGCAAAACTGCTGATCGAGGAAGCCACGCAGGCGCGCAAACTCGCGCATGAAAACATCGTGCGCGTCTACGAGTGGGCGCAGGACCCGGCCACGGCCAGCTATTTCATCATCATGGAATGCCTCGATGGCGAAGACCTCGAGCACTATCTGGCGCGCGAGGGCGCGCTGCCGCTGTCGACGGTGCAGCAATTGCTGCAGCCGGTGGCCGACGCCCTGTCGTATGCGTGGGAAAAGCACAAGCTGGTGCACCGCGACATCAAGCCTGGCAATGTCTTCCTGACGGCGAAGGGCGACGTCAAGCTGCTCGACTACGGCATCGCGTCGCGCGTGCGCAATGCGGACAGCAGCCTGGCGCTGGACATGCCGAATGCGGGCACGCACGGCTACCGGGCGCCCGAGGCCGGCGCCAACCAGCGCCAGCCCAGCCCGCGCCTGGACGTATATGCGGTGGCTGTGATGATTTACCAGATGCTCGAAGGGCGCATGCCGTTCGACGACATGCGCAGCGCCAGCCACTTGCCGTCGGCGCCGCAAGCGCTCAACGCGCAACAGTGGCAAGTCTTGCAGAACGGTTTTTCCTTGACGGCGGAATTGCGGCCGCAATCCGTGCAAGCCTTGCTGGAAGGGCTGGAGCGGGCCGCAGGGCCGTCGCCCGAAGAACTGGCGGAACAGGCGCGCCAGCAGCAGGCGCGTGCGGCGCAGCAGGCGCAGCAACAACGGCAGGCCGCGCTGGCCGCCGAACAGGCCCGCGAGGAAGAGATCAAGCGGGCCCGGATACGCCAGGAAGAACTGGATCAGCGCCGCAAGGCGGAAATCCAGGCGGCCGCGCTGGAAAAGCAGCGGCAAGATAAACTGCGCCGCGAGCAGGAGGCGCAGCGCCATTTCGAAGCGGAAGAGGCGCGCAAGCTGCGCAAGGAAGCGCTGCGCGGCCAGCTGCGCGCGCGCCGCGAAGCCGATGCCGCCACTGCCTTGCAGGAACACCAGGAATTGCAGCGCAAGGCCATCGTCGCCAAGGCGGAGGCGGCCTACCGCGCCGAGCAGGAGCGCGCGCGCAAGGAAGAGGCCAGCCGCGCCGCGGCGGCGCAGGCGCAGCCCGCCGCCGCAGTGAGCGAGCCGGCGCCGGCGCCCGCACACGCGGAACCGGTGGCCAATGCAGAAGGCATCTTGCGTGATGATTTTCTCGATGGCGCGGGACAGGGGCCGGAACTGGTGCTCATTCCCAGCGGCCGCTTCCAGATGGGCGCGCACGAGACGGAGCACAAGGCGGCTATCCAGGCCGGTTCGCAGCAGGCCTGGCTCGAGCGCGAGATGCCGCAGCATTGGGTCGGCATCGAGCGCCCGTTCGCGCTGGCGCGCCACCCCGTCAGCGTGGGCGAATGGCGCGCCTTCGTCAAGGCGACCGATTGGGCGGGCGGTTCGGAAACGGACTGGGACAATCCCGGCTTCGTGCAGAACGACCAGCACCCGGTGGTGGGCGTGAGCTGGAATGACGCGCAGCTGTTCCTGGCGTGGATGAGCGAGCGCACGGGCCGCCAGTACCGTTTGCCCAGCGAAGCGGAATGGGAATACGCGTGCCGCGCCGGCACGCGCACGGCCTTCAACGTGGGCGACACGATCAGTACTGAACAAGCCAACTACGACGGCCTGTATGTGTACAACGGCGGCCCGCGCGGCGTGTACCGGGGCGGCACGACGCCGCTGGGCACATTCGCGCCGAATTCCTGGGGCCTGTTCGACATGCATGGCAATGTGTGGGAATGGGTGCAGGACGTGGTGCACGATAATTACGAAGGCGCGCCCGTCGACGGCAGCGCGTGGGAAGAGGGCAGCGACAGCAGCCGGCGCATCCTGCGCGGCGGCTCGTGGCTGTACCACCCGCGCTACCTGCGCTCGGCCTTGCGCAACGGCTTTTCCACCGTGCTGTCGAACGACATCGTGGGCTTTCGGGTGGCGCGCACGCTCGATTAG
- a CDS encoding YXWGXW repeat-containing protein, with amino-acid sequence MKPITLYAAAMLAISTAAFLPVQAMAQNQLGVSIVVGNAPPPPRFESAPAPRAGYVWAPGYWNWDGQRHVWNNGEWLRERSGNQYRRATWIQENNRWRLDRGGWVAAQVQPVRYDDIRIAPPPPRREAIPRARHGYTWAPGHWEWRGQRYAWTPGVWIAERPGYVYAPPAWNQRDGRWQMEQGRWSPRGPNGDRDRDGIPNRYDRDNGNRHDRDHDGVPNRDDRRPDNPNRS; translated from the coding sequence ATGAAACCCATCACACTCTACGCAGCAGCCATGCTTGCCATCAGCACCGCGGCGTTCCTGCCCGTGCAGGCCATGGCACAGAATCAGCTCGGCGTCAGCATTGTCGTCGGCAACGCCCCGCCTCCGCCACGGTTTGAAAGCGCACCCGCGCCGCGCGCCGGCTATGTCTGGGCGCCCGGCTACTGGAACTGGGATGGCCAGCGCCATGTCTGGAACAACGGTGAATGGCTGCGCGAACGCAGCGGCAACCAGTACCGCCGCGCCACCTGGATACAAGAGAACAACCGCTGGCGCCTGGACCGTGGTGGCTGGGTCGCGGCGCAAGTGCAGCCCGTGCGCTATGACGACATCCGCATCGCCCCGCCGCCGCCGCGCCGCGAAGCCATCCCGCGCGCCCGCCACGGCTATACCTGGGCGCCAGGCCACTGGGAATGGCGCGGCCAGCGCTACGCCTGGACGCCAGGCGTATGGATCGCCGAACGCCCCGGCTACGTGTATGCGCCGCCCGCCTGGAACCAGCGCGATGGCCGCTGGCAGATGGAGCAAGGCCGCTGGTCGCCACGCGGCCCGAACGGTGACCGCGACCGCGACGGCATCCCCAACCGCTATGACCGCGACAATGGCAACCGCCATGACCGCGACCATGATGGCGTGCCGAACCGCGACGACCGGCGTCCGGATAACCCGAACCGCAGCTGA
- a CDS encoding transporter: protein MAMETAGFTYGSDTSGLVWGFLFGRDGPPLALDSTAALAWLADGAARPAQEFVWLHFNLSHAASEKWLMTHTQLADEFYETLHQGSRSTRIEQAENTLIAVVNDVVHNFSFEASDISTMWASVAQNLVITARRAPLQSIERLRQAVIKNHEPIRSSVELLIHLLRDQADVLVNIVRDAVARVDDIEDHLLAGRLVPKREDLGAMRRVLVRLQRLLAPEPAALFRLLQRPPAWVSELDSLELRQSTEEFSVVLSDMSSLQERIKLLQEEIAASVNEENSRSLFVLTIVTVLALPINIIAGMLGMNVGGIPLAQHPQGFWIIVAIIVTFTVVAGWLVVRVQRNS from the coding sequence ATGGCGATGGAAACTGCCGGTTTTACCTACGGCTCGGACACCTCGGGCCTGGTCTGGGGCTTCCTGTTTGGCCGCGACGGGCCACCGCTGGCGCTCGACTCGACGGCGGCACTGGCCTGGCTGGCCGATGGCGCGGCGCGTCCGGCGCAGGAATTCGTCTGGCTACATTTCAATTTGTCGCATGCGGCCAGCGAAAAATGGCTGATGACGCATACGCAGCTGGCCGACGAATTCTATGAAACCCTGCACCAGGGGTCGCGCTCGACGCGCATCGAACAGGCGGAAAACACCCTGATCGCCGTGGTCAACGATGTGGTGCACAATTTCTCGTTCGAAGCATCCGATATTTCCACCATGTGGGCCAGCGTGGCGCAAAACCTCGTCATCACGGCGCGCCGCGCGCCGCTGCAGTCGATCGAGCGCCTGCGCCAGGCCGTCATCAAGAACCACGAGCCGATCCGCTCGTCGGTGGAGCTGCTGATTCATTTGCTGCGCGACCAGGCGGACGTGCTGGTCAACATCGTGCGCGACGCCGTGGCGCGGGTCGACGATATCGAGGATCACTTGCTGGCCGGACGCCTGGTGCCGAAACGCGAAGACCTGGGCGCCATGCGGCGCGTGCTGGTGCGGCTGCAGCGCCTGCTGGCGCCGGAACCGGCCGCCCTGTTCCGCCTGCTGCAACGCCCACCTGCGTGGGTGTCGGAGCTGGACAGCCTGGAACTGCGCCAGTCGACGGAGGAATTTTCCGTGGTGCTCAGCGATATGTCCTCGCTACAGGAACGCATCAAGCTGCTGCAGGAAGAGATCGCCGCCAGCGTCAACGAGGAAAACAGCCGCAGCCTGTTCGTGCTGACCATTGTCACCGTGCTGGCCTTGCCGATCAATATCATCGCCGGCATGCTGGGCATGAATGTGGGGGGAATTCCGCTGGCCCAGCACCCGCAGGGCTTCTGGATCATCGTTGCCATCATCGTCACGTTTACGGTCGTGGCTGGATGGCTGGTGGTGCGCGTGCAGCGAAACAGTTAA
- the rnk gene encoding nucleoside diphosphate kinase regulator, whose product MEKKPKIILSSQDLERLEALLYALGNNLSPDKAALLDELGRAEVLEPQEIPPTVVTMNSTVRFTVENKEEFCLTLVYPKDVEGQADRISVLAPVGSALLGLSVGDSIAWPMPGGVVKVKIEEIVYQPERAGEYHR is encoded by the coding sequence TTGGAAAAAAAACCAAAAATTATTTTGTCGTCACAAGACCTGGAACGACTGGAAGCGTTGTTGTATGCCTTGGGTAATAATCTGTCGCCGGACAAGGCCGCTTTGCTCGATGAGCTGGGCCGCGCCGAGGTGCTCGAGCCGCAAGAGATTCCGCCGACCGTCGTGACGATGAATTCCACCGTGCGCTTCACGGTGGAAAACAAGGAGGAATTCTGCCTGACGCTCGTGTATCCGAAGGATGTGGAAGGCCAGGCCGACCGCATTTCCGTGCTGGCACCCGTCGGCAGCGCGCTGCTGGGCTTGTCCGTCGGCGACAGCATCGCCTGGCCCATGCCGGGCGGCGTGGTGAAGGTCAAGATCGAGGAAATCGTCTATCAGCCTGAACGGGCTGGCGAATACCACCGTTAA
- a CDS encoding putative bifunctional diguanylate cyclase/phosphodiesterase encodes MMAPLMLPSAQLRGDRIARLNLLAAAAMLAMASLLLILFQLFSLQTSFQRTLRIQADMLAPAATQAVRQDNRLAAQQLLASLAAAPHVRQALLYSPYGAPFASYARSASDAAPAAPRNGLHIDYLDGSAAILKTLPGGGALYLRASLAPLYASLAQFAAFTLLVCLCAFGLTFLMVRRTRTAAQHAESHLHYLAHVDPVTQLPNRHEFNDALAYALARADRQDSSVGLLLLDLDNFKIVNDTLGHHCGDQLLKLVSERLVAILRGTDIICRIGGDEFVVIVEPADDASEMASVARKILAVLAAPFDLEGHQLYVSASIGVSLYPFDAQDVATLTRNADTAMYHAKHQGKNRYAVFKAEMELRAQRRLRMEANLRKALQNEELYLHYQPQIDLRSGRIVGVEALIRWNCRDMGQLSPAEFIPVAEESGIIVDLGRWVLQSACRQAALWCKAGLLDSLEHVAVNLSACQARDPGLMDDIRAILDETQLPHGLLELEITEGVLMDNVHANVELMRRLQETGIHLSIDDFGTGYSSMSYLKRLPIDQLKIDRSFVHDLPGEGEAIVTAIIAMAHSLHLKVVAEGVETLRQVEFLRKAGCDNVQGFFFARPMTAAQLTALLLERRDWSTRTILPA; translated from the coding sequence ATGATGGCGCCATTGATGCTGCCGTCGGCGCAATTGCGCGGCGACCGGATTGCCCGCTTGAACTTGCTGGCCGCGGCGGCCATGCTGGCGATGGCCAGCCTGCTGCTGATCCTCTTCCAGTTGTTTTCCCTCCAAACATCCTTCCAGCGCACGCTGCGCATCCAGGCCGACATGCTGGCGCCTGCCGCCACCCAGGCCGTGCGCCAGGACAATCGACTTGCAGCGCAACAACTCCTCGCCTCCCTCGCCGCCGCCCCGCATGTCCGGCAAGCACTGCTCTACAGCCCCTATGGCGCGCCGTTTGCCAGCTACGCGCGCAGCGCCAGCGATGCCGCGCCCGCGGCGCCGCGCAACGGCCTGCACATCGATTACCTGGACGGCAGCGCCGCCATCCTGAAAACCTTGCCCGGCGGCGGCGCGCTGTACCTGCGCGCCAGCCTGGCGCCGCTGTACGCCAGCCTGGCGCAATTTGCCGCCTTCACCCTGCTCGTCTGCCTGTGCGCGTTCGGCCTGACGTTCCTGATGGTGCGCCGCACGCGCACGGCCGCCCAGCATGCGGAAAGCCATTTGCACTACCTGGCCCATGTCGACCCGGTCACGCAACTGCCGAACCGCCATGAATTCAACGATGCCCTGGCCTACGCGCTGGCGCGCGCCGACCGCCAGGACAGTAGCGTGGGCCTGCTGCTGCTGGACCTGGACAACTTCAAGATCGTCAACGATACGCTGGGCCACCACTGCGGCGACCAGCTGCTCAAGCTCGTGTCCGAGCGTCTGGTAGCCATCCTGCGCGGCACCGACATCATCTGCCGCATCGGCGGCGATGAATTCGTCGTCATCGTCGAACCGGCCGACGACGCCTCGGAAATGGCCAGCGTGGCGCGCAAGATCCTGGCCGTGCTGGCCGCGCCGTTCGACCTCGAAGGCCACCAGCTATATGTCAGCGCCAGCATCGGCGTGAGCCTGTATCCATTCGACGCGCAGGACGTGGCCACCCTGACGCGCAATGCCGATACCGCCATGTACCACGCCAAGCACCAGGGCAAGAACCGCTACGCCGTGTTCAAGGCCGAAATGGAATTGCGCGCCCAGCGCCGCCTGCGCATGGAAGCGAACCTGCGCAAGGCTCTGCAGAACGAGGAACTGTATCTGCACTACCAGCCGCAGATCGACTTGCGCAGCGGGCGCATCGTCGGCGTGGAAGCGCTGATACGCTGGAACTGCCGCGACATGGGCCAGCTGAGCCCCGCCGAATTCATCCCCGTGGCCGAGGAAAGCGGCATCATCGTCGACCTGGGACGCTGGGTGCTGCAAAGCGCCTGCCGCCAGGCGGCCCTGTGGTGCAAGGCAGGCCTGCTCGATTCGCTCGAGCACGTGGCCGTCAACCTGTCGGCCTGCCAGGCGCGCGACCCGGGCCTGATGGACGATATCCGCGCCATCCTGGATGAAACGCAGCTGCCGCATGGCTTGCTGGAACTGGAAATCACGGAAGGCGTCCTGATGGACAATGTCCACGCCAACGTGGAACTGATGCGGCGCCTGCAGGAAACGGGCATCCACCTGTCGATCGACGATTTCGGCACCGGCTATTCGTCGATGTCGTACCTGAAGCGCCTGCCCATCGACCAGCTGAAAATCGACCGCAGCTTCGTGCACGACCTGCCCGGCGAGGGAGAAGCCATCGTCACGGCCATCATCGCCATGGCGCACAGCCTGCACCTGAAAGTGGTGGCAGAAGGGGTGGAAACCTTGCGGCAGGTGGAGTTTCTGAGAAAAGCCGGCTGCGACAACGTGCAGGGCTTTTTCTTCGCGCGTCCGATGACGGCGGCGCAGTTGACGGCGCTGCTGCTGGAACGGCGCGACTGGAGTACGCGCACGATCCTGCCGGCTTGA
- a CDS encoding peptide chain release factor 3: MANENDINTPDSSDNADIAAAPASSKAPAVIAREVQRRRTFGIISHPDAGKTTLTEKLLLFSGAIQMAGTVKARKSGRHATSDWMEIEKQRGISVASSVMQFEFRDHVVNLLDTPGHQDFSEDTYRVLTAVDSALMVIDAAKGVEAQTIKLLAVCRMRNTPIVTFMNKMDRETRDPLDLLDELESVLKIQCAPVTWPIGMGKNFRGVYHLLNDEIMLFKAGEEKADGAFEIIKGIDNPRLQEMFPLEMDQLRMEVELVHGASNPFNLEEFLSGVQTPVFFGSAINNFGVREILSALVDWAPAPRERDATVRSVAPSEQPFTGFVFKIQANMDPAHRDRIAFLRVCSGRFERGMKVKHLRLGREIKVSNVVTFMASSREQVEEAYAGDIIGLPNHGNMQIGDSFSEGEMLTFTGIPYFAPDFFRSVRIRNPLKIKQLHKGLQQLGEEGAVQVFKPVQGGELVLGAVGVLQFEVVASRLLNEYGVDAVFEGTSISSARWVSCDDKRILQDFENALGHNVAYDAAGNMAYLATSGVNLRLTEERWPKLTFHATREHSAKLA, encoded by the coding sequence ATGGCCAACGAGAACGACATCAACACTCCCGATTCCAGCGACAATGCGGACATCGCCGCAGCGCCAGCGAGCAGCAAGGCGCCGGCCGTGATCGCGCGCGAAGTGCAGCGCCGCCGCACCTTCGGCATCATTTCCCACCCGGATGCGGGTAAAACCACCCTGACGGAAAAACTGCTGCTGTTCTCGGGCGCGATCCAGATGGCCGGTACCGTCAAGGCACGCAAATCGGGCCGCCACGCGACGTCGGACTGGATGGAGATCGAGAAGCAGCGCGGCATTTCCGTCGCTTCCTCGGTGATGCAGTTCGAATTCCGCGACCACGTCGTCAACCTGCTCGACACCCCGGGCCACCAGGACTTCTCGGAAGATACCTACCGCGTGCTGACGGCGGTCGACTCGGCGCTGATGGTGATCGATGCGGCCAAGGGCGTGGAAGCGCAGACGATCAAGCTGCTGGCAGTCTGCCGCATGCGCAATACGCCGATCGTCACCTTCATGAACAAGATGGACCGCGAGACGCGCGATCCGCTGGACCTGCTCGACGAACTCGAGTCGGTGCTGAAGATCCAGTGCGCGCCCGTCACCTGGCCTATCGGCATGGGCAAGAACTTCCGCGGCGTGTACCACCTGCTGAACGACGAGATCATGCTGTTCAAGGCCGGTGAAGAAAAGGCCGATGGCGCCTTTGAAATCATCAAGGGCATCGACAACCCGCGCCTGCAGGAGATGTTCCCGCTGGAGATGGACCAGTTGCGCATGGAAGTGGAACTGGTGCACGGCGCGTCGAATCCGTTCAACCTGGAGGAATTCCTCTCCGGCGTGCAGACGCCCGTGTTCTTCGGTTCGGCCATCAACAACTTCGGCGTGCGCGAGATTCTCTCCGCGCTGGTCGACTGGGCGCCGGCGCCGCGCGAGCGCGACGCCACCGTGCGGTCGGTGGCTCCGTCCGAGCAGCCATTTACCGGTTTCGTCTTCAAGATCCAGGCGAACATGGACCCGGCCCACCGCGATCGCATCGCCTTTTTGCGCGTGTGCTCGGGACGTTTCGAGCGCGGCATGAAGGTCAAGCATTTGCGCCTGGGGCGCGAGATCAAGGTGTCGAACGTGGTGACCTTCATGGCCTCCTCGCGCGAACAGGTGGAAGAAGCGTACGCGGGCGACATCATCGGCTTGCCGAACCATGGCAACATGCAGATCGGCGACAGTTTTTCCGAAGGCGAGATGCTGACCTTTACGGGCATCCCGTACTTCGCGCCGGACTTCTTCCGCTCCGTGCGCATCCGTAATCCGCTGAAGATCAAGCAGCTGCACAAGGGCTTGCAGCAGCTGGGCGAAGAGGGCGCGGTGCAGGTCTTCAAGCCGGTGCAGGGCGGCGAACTGGTACTGGGCGCCGTCGGCGTGCTGCAGTTCGAAGTGGTGGCCAGCCGTTTGCTCAACGAGTATGGCGTGGACGCCGTGTTCGAAGGCACCAGCATCAGCAGCGCCCGCTGGGTTAGCTGCGACGACAAGCGCATCCTGCAGGATTTCGAAAACGCGCTGGGCCACAACGTGGCCTACGATGCGGCCGGCAACATGGCCTACCTGGCCACGTCGGGCGTGAACCTGCGCCTGACGGAAGAGCGCTGGCCGAAATTGACATTCCACGCCACGCGCGAGCATTCGGCCAAGCTGGCCTGA